The following proteins are encoded in a genomic region of Oncorhynchus keta strain PuntledgeMale-10-30-2019 chromosome 8, Oket_V2, whole genome shotgun sequence:
- the ift172 gene encoding intraflagellar transport protein 172 homolog yields the protein MQLKHLKTLLTPQEGAAKVTCMTWAPNNGKFAVCTVDRVVLLYDEQGEKRDKFSTKPADSKYGKKSYVVKAMAFSPDSTKIAIAQTDNIIYVYKIGEEWGEKKVICNKFVQTSALTCLLWPAEHAIVFGLTEGKVRLANTKTNKSSTVYGTDSYVVSLTSNVSGKGMLSGHADGTVVRYFFDDEGSGESQGKLLTHPCPPYALAWGTNSIIVAGCDKKIVAYGREGHIQQTFDYSRDRSEKEFTVAATSPSGQSVVIGSYDRLRVFNWGPRKGAWDEASPKEIPNLYTITALAWKKDGSRLCAGTLCGGVEQFDCCLRRSIYKNKFEMTYVGLSQVIVKNLSTGMRVVLKSHYGYEIDEVKIMGKDRYLVGHTSDTLLLGDLASNKLSEVAWQGSGGNEKFFFENETVCMIFNAGELTLVEYGSNDILGSVRTEFMNPHLISVRLNERKQRGVEGNKKLAYLIDIKTIAIVDLAGGYNLGTINHDSKIDWLELNETGRKLLFRDKKLRLHLYDIESSVKTTVLSFCSYVQWVPGSDVVVSQNRGNLCVWYNIDSPERATMFPLRGDVVDLERSNGKTEVIVTEGVNTVSYTLDEGLIEFGTAIDDGDYYRATAFLETLEMSSETEAMWKTLSKLSLEARQLHIAERCFAALGDVSKARFLNQTNNIADQVSKEYGGDGTEFYQVKARLAMLDKNYKLAEVYYMEQNAIDEVMEMYQELHMWDDCIAVAESKGHPELDNLRRSYYQWLMETNQDEKAGEVKEGEEDFTGAINLYLKAGLPAKAARLAMSREELVTNSDVINRIAAALIKGEFYERAGDLFEKIRNNQRALDCYRKGNAFRKAVELARVAFPADVVKLEEAWGDYLVQQKQLDAAINHYIEAGCSSKAIEAAIGARQWKKAVHILELQEDRSGGKYYLKIAQYYASIQEYEVAEPLFVKGDHIKDAIDMYTVAGRWEQAHKLAAKCMTPEDVSTLYISRAQDLEGEGKYKEAERLFATVEEPDLAITMYKKNKMFDDVIRLVAKHHPDLLSETHLHLAKELETESRFSEAEYHYMEGQEWKGAVNMYRVNDMWEEAYRVAKSHGGASAHKQVAYLWAKSLGGEAAVKLLNKFGLLETAIDFAADNCAFDFAFELARLSTKNKIPEIHLKNAMMLEDEGKFAEAESEFIKAGKPKEAVLMYVHNQDWVGAQRVAEANDPDSVSDVLVGQAKFCFEQKDFQKAEAFLLRAQRPELAIKYYKDAEMWSDAMRICKEYLPNKLSVLQEEYEKEAAKKGSRGVEGMVEQAKEWELSGEYARAVECYLKVKDSTNGPLMEKCWMKAAELAIKFLTQERAVDVIHSVGPRLTQLRKYSAAAELYLNLDLIKEAIDAFIEGEEWNKAKRVAKELDPRFEGYVDQRYKEHLKNQGQADSLVGVDVMAALDMYAERGQWEKCIETASKQSYKILHKYVALYATHLIKEGRAEKALNLYAQHGAPANPQNFNIYKRMFLDLLNLLGRDSAESFRMWADLRDVMLLLCENLTKSSDANSPAHEEFEQMLLISHYYAMRSAANGVDLVSVAAKLSISLLRHTELIPADKAFYEAGMAARALGWENMAFIFLNRFLDLSDGIEEGNLDTLDHSDFQDTDIPFEVPFPAKLHVTDAQREEIRDWVLTVSMDQRVEQVLPKDERDTYEASLLAANTGIRSLPCVITGYPVLRNKIEFKGPGKAANKDDWNKFIMATKTTHSPECQDVLKFVSQWCGGLPASGFSFH from the exons ATGCAACTAAAGCATCTGAAGACGCTTTTAACGCCCCAA GAGGGAGCTGCAAAAGTGACTTGTATGACATGGGCACCGAATAATGGCAAATTTGCTGTATGCACTGTGGACAGAGTGGTCTTACTGTACGATGAGCAAGGAGAGAAAAGGGATAAGTTCTCTACTAAGCCTGCAGACTCTAAG TATGGAAAGAAGAGCTATGTTGTCAAGGCCATGGCATTTTCTCCTGACTCCACAAAAATTGCCATTGCCCAAACTGATAACATAATCTATGTCTACAAAATCGGAGAGGAATG GGGCGAGAAAAAGGTCATCTGCAACAAATTTGTACAGACA AGTGCTCTGACTTGTTTGCTATGGCCAGCAGAACACGCTATCGTTTTTGGATTAACGGAGGGAAAG GTTCGCCTTGccaacacaaaaacaaacaagtCATCTACGGTCTACGGGACAGATTCCTATGTTGTCTCATTGACATCAAA TGTTTCTGGGAAGGGCATGCTCTCAGGCCATGCAGACGGGACTGTTGTAAGATATTTCTTTGATGACGAAGgctcaggagaatctcag GGCAAATTGTTGACCCACCCTTGCCCACCATATGCCTTGGCATGGGGCACCAATAGCATCATAGTGGCTGGATGTGACAAGAAGATAGTGGCCTATGGCAGGGAGGGTCACATCCAGCAGACTTTTGACTACAGCCGAGACCGCTCGGAGAAAGAGTTCACTGTGGCTGCCACCAGTCCCAGTGGACAGTCTGTGGTCATCGGCAGCTATGACCG ATTGAGAGTCTTCAACTGGGGTCCTCGGAAAGGTGCATGGGACGAAGCATCCCCTAAAGAGATTCCAAACCTGTACACCATCACTGCCTTGGCCTGGAAGAAGGATGGCTCACGCCTCTGTGCA GGTACACTGTGTGGGGGAGTGGAACAGTTTGACTGCTGCCTACGGAGGAGCATCTACAAGAACAAATTTGAGATGACTTATGTGGGACTGAGTCAG GTGATTGTAAAGAACCTGTCGACAGGGATGCGGGTGGTGCTGAAGTCCCACTACGGCTATGAGATAGACGAGGTGAAGATCATGGGGAAGGACCGCTATCTGGTGGGCCACACTTCTGATACCCTGCTACTGGGAGACCTGGCCTCCAACAAGCTCAGTGAG GTTGCATGGCAAGGCTCCGGGGGGAATGAAAAATTCTTCTTTGAAAATGAAACG GTGTGTATGATTTTCAACGCTGGGGAGCTGACGCTGGTGGAGTACGGCAGCAACGACATCCTGGGATCAGTGAGAACTGAGTTCATGAACCCACATCTAATCAG TGTTCGTCTCaatgagaggaaacagaggggggTTGAAGGCAACAAAAAGTTAGCTTACCTGATTGACATCAAGACCATTGCCattg TGGATCTGGCCGGCGGATACAACCTGGGAACCATCAACCACGACTCCAAGATTGACTGGCTGGAGCTCAATGAGACGGGGCGCAAGCTACTCTTCAGGGACAAGAAGCTGCGg ctccaccTGTATGACATAGAGAGCAGTGTTAAGACCACAGTGTTGAGCTTCTGCTCCTACGTGCAGTGGGTTCCTGGCAGTGACGTGGTGGTGAGCCAGAACAGAGGCAACCTGTGTGTGTGGTACAACATCGACAGCCCAGAGAGAGCCACCATGTTCCCCCTCAGG GGGGATGTGGTGGATCTGGAGAGGTCCAATGGTAAGACAGAGGTGATTGTGACTGAGGGGGTCAACACTGTGTCCTACACCTTGGACGAGGGCCTTATCGAGTTTGGAACAGCTATTGACGATGGTGACTATTATAG agCTACAGCGTTCCTGGAGACTCTGGAGATGTCCTCGGAGACGGAGGCCATGTGGAAAACTCTGAGCAAACTGTCTCTGGAGGCCCGCCAGCTCCACATCGCAGAGAG GTGCTTCGCTGCCTTGGGGGATGTCTCCAAAGCTCGCTTTCTGAACCAGACTAACAACATCGCTGACCAAGTCTCAAAGGAATAC GGTGGTGATGGTACCGAGTTCTACCAAGTCAAAGCACGCCTCGCCATGCTGGACAAGAACTACAAACTGGCTGAGGTGTACTATATGGAGCAG AATGCCATTGATGAGGTGATGGAGATGTATCAGGAGCTTCACATGTGGGACGACTGCATCGCTGTGGCTGAGTCCAAG GGCCACCCAGAGCTGGACAACCTGCGTCGCAGCTACTACCAGTGGCTGATGGAGACCAACCAGGATGAGAAGGCCGGCGAGgtcaaggagggggaggaggacttCACGGGCGCCATCAACCTCTACCTCAAGGCGGGCCTACCGGCCAAGGCCGCCCGATTGGCTATGAGCCGCGAGGAGCTGGTCACCAACTCTGACGTCATCAACAGGATCGCGGCTGCCCTCATCAAGGGAGAGTTCTATGAGAGG GCAGGAGATCTGTTTGAGAAGATCAGGAACAACCAGAGGGCTCTGGACTGCTACCGCAAGGGTAACGCCTTCAGGAAAG CTGTGGAACTGGCTCGTGTTGCCTTCCCGGCTGACGTGGTGAAACTGGAGGAGGCCTGGGGAGATTACCTGGTCCAGCAGAAACAACTGGACGCCGCCATCAACCACTATATAGAGGCTGG CTGTTCCTCGAAGGCCATCGAGGCTGCCATAGGGGCTCGCCAGTGGAAGAAGGCGGTCCATATCCTGGAGTTACAGGAAGACCGGTCAGGAGGGAAGTACTACCTGAAGATAGCCCAGTACTACGCCTCAATCCAGGAGTACGAg GTTGCAGAGCCCCTGTTTGTGAAGGGAGACCACATCAAAGATGCCATCGATATGTACACGGTGGCTGGGAGGTGGGAGCAGGCTCATAAG CTGGCAGCGAAATGTATGACCCCAGAGGACGTGTCGACTCTGTACATCAGCCGAGCCCAggacctggagggagaggggaaataCAAGGAGGCAGAAAG GCTGTTTGCGACAGTGGAGGAGCCGGACCTGGCCATCACCATGTATAAGAAGAACAAGATGTTTGACGACGTGATTCGACTGGTGGCCAAACATCACCCAGACCTGCTGTCTGAGACTCACCTGCACCTGGCCAAG GAGTTGGAGACAGAGTCCAGGTTTTCAGAAGCGGAGTACCACTATATGGAGGGCCAGGAGTGGAAGGGTGCAGTCAACATGTACCGTGTCAACGACATGTGGGAGGAGGCGTACAGG GTGGCGAAGAGCCACGGGGGAGCCAGTGCCCACAAGCAGGTGGCCTACCTGTGGGCCAAGAGTCTGGGAGGGGAGGCTGCCGTCAAACTGCTCAACAAGTTCGGTCTGTTGGAGACCGCCATCGACTTTGCAGCAGACAACTG CGCCTTTGACTTTGCCTTTGAGCTGGCTCGTCTCTCCACCAAGAACAAGATCCCTGAGATCCACCTGAAAAACGCCATGATGCTGGAGGATGag GGCAAGTTCGCCGAAGCCGAGTCGGAGTTCATCAAAGCGGGGAAGCCAAAAGAGGCAGTGTTGAT GTACGTCCATAACCAGGACTGGGTTGGAGCCCAGAGGGTGGCGGAGGCCAACGACCCTGACAGTGTATCAGACGTGCTGGTGGGCCAGGCCAAGTTCTGCTTCGAACAAAAGGACTTCCAGAAGGCTGAGGCCTTCCTCCTCAGGGCTCAGAGGCCAGAGCTGGCCATCAAGTACTACAAA GACGCGGAGATGTGGAGTGATGCCATGCGGATCTGTAAAGAGTACCTCCCCAACAAACTGAGCGTCCTCCAAGAGGAGTACGAGAAGGAGGCTGCCAAGAAGGGCTCCCG aggggTTGAAGGCATGGTGGAGCAGGCCAAGGAATGGGAGCTGTCTGGGGAGTACGCCCGGGCTGTGGAGTGTTACCTCAAGGTCAAGGACTCCACCAACGGGCCCCTTATGGAGAAGTGCTGGATGAAG GCTGCTGAGTTGGCCATCAAGTTCTTGACCCAGGAGAGAGCTGTGGATGTCATCCACTCTGTGGGCCCTCGCCTCACCCAGCTCAGGAAGTACAGCGCT GCGGCTGAGCTGTACCTCAACCTGGACCTCATTAAGGAAGCCATAGATGCATTCATTGAGGGAGAAGAATGGAACAAAGCCAAGAGAGTGGCCAAGGAGCTGGATCCAAG GTTTGAAGGTTATGTGGACCAGCGATACAAAGAACACTTGAAAAACCAAGGCCAAGCCGATTCG CTGGTAGGAGTGGATGTCATGGCAGCTCTGGACATGTATGCTGAGAGAGGCCAATGGGAGAAGTGCATAGAGACGGCTTCCAAACAA AGTTACAAAATCCTCCACAAGTATGTGGCCCTGTACGCCACCCACCTGATCAAAGAGGGCCGTGCAGAAAAGGCCCTGAATCTGTACGCCCAGCATGGAGCTCCAGCCAACCCACAGAATTTCAACATCTACAAGAGGATGTTCCTGGACCTGCTGAacctgctgggtagagacagCGCTGAGTCCTTCCGCATGTGGGCTGACCTGAGAGACGTCATGCTTCTGCTG TGTGAGAACCTGACCAAGTCTTCGGATGCCAACTCTCCTGCCCACGAAGAATTTGAGCAGATGCTGCTGATCTCTCACTACTACGCCATGCGATCCGCTGCCAACGGGGTTGACCTG gtCAGCGTGGCTGCCAAGCTGTCCATTTCCCTGCTGCGCCACACGGAGCTCATCCCAGCTGACAAGGCCTTCTACGAGGCAGGCATGGCTGCCAGG GCTTTGGGCTGGGAGAACATGGCCTTTATTTTCCTCAACCGCTTCCTGGATCTGTCTGAT gggatagaggaaggaaaCTTAGATACTCTGGACCACTCTGATTTCCAAGACACTGACATCCCCTTCGAGGTTCCTTTCCCTGCTAAGCTACACGTCACT GATGCCCAGCGTGAGGAGATCCGTGACTGGGTGTTGACGGTGTCCATGGACCAGCGGGTGGAGCAGGTGCTGCCCAAAGACGAAAGAGACACCTACGAAGCCTCTTTACTGGCAGCAAACACGGGCATCCGCTCCCTGCCCTGTGTCATCACAG GCTATCCGGTCCTGCGGAATAAGATTGAGTTCAAAGGACCTGGCAAGGCAGCAAACAAGGATGACTGGAATAAATTCATAATGGCCACAAAA accACTCACAGCCCGGAGTGCCAGGATGTGCTGAAGTTTGTGAGTCAGTGGTGTGGAGGGCTCCCCGCTTCCGGCTTCTCCTTCCACTGA